The proteins below come from a single Zea mays cultivar B73 chromosome 8, Zm-B73-REFERENCE-NAM-5.0, whole genome shotgun sequence genomic window:
- the LOC100281096 gene encoding protein kinase: MPLALAQLQDLRDRISDRLRPWSRSAQFWVRAADIYTSYKVCQLRAGFVKDEDELETMWERQHELGAEKMYSLCSELGGLFLKAAQILGKPDLAPMAWVKRLVTLCDQAPSTPFDVVRDVVEKQLGKNFDDMFEFFDVEPVGSASIAQVHRARLKLSKTDVAVKVQHPGAEQLMMVDIRNMQAMALFLQKHDLNFDLFSATKEMEKQICYEFDFVREARAMERIREFLRVTNKKPPVMVPRVIPGMVSREVLIMEFIKGTPIMNLGNEMAKRGIDPGGKIAAMAKQKILSDLTLAYGQMILKDGFFHADPHPGNILICKDTEVALLDYGQVKEMPEDLRLAYANLVVAMADDDFSRAEESFRELGIRTWAITDNKLEELFQLSLRMFDTRLPPGVTVMSPFADDSSLNKIGVESFPEELFSVLRTIQLLRGLTVGMGLTFSCAQHWRPIAEEALLKAGRQSASKSRKQKRSFLRRLFW; this comes from the exons ATGCCGCTGGCGCTCGCGCAACTGCAGGACTTGCGGGACCGCATCTCCGACCGCCTCCGCCCATGGAGCCGCTCCGCGCAGTTCTGGGTCCGCGCCGCGGACATCTACACCAGCTACAAG GTGTGCCAGCTGCGCGCGGGGTTCGTGAAGGACGAGGACGAGCTAGAGACCATGTGGGAGCGGCAGCACGAGCTCGGCGCGGAGAAGATGTACTCCCTCTGCTCCGAGCTCGGCGGTCTCTTCCTCAAG GCTGCTCAAATTCTGGGAAAACCTGACCTGGCACCGATGGCTTGGGTGAAGAGACTTGTTACGCTGTGTGATCAAGCCCCatccacgccatttgatgtggttAGAGATGTTGTGGAGAAACAGTTGGGGAAGAACTTCGATGACATGTTTGAATTCTTCGATGTCGAGCCTGTTGGGTCTGCTTCTATTGCACAG GTGCATCGAGCAAGGCTTAAATTATCAAAGACAGACGTTGCTGTCAAG GTTCAACATCCAGGAGCCGAACAACTGATGATGGTTGATATTCGGAATATGCAAGCAATGGCCTTGTTTTTGCAGAAGCATGACCTCAACTTTGATCTATTCTCTGCCACCAAAGAGATGGAAAAACAG ATATGTTATGAGTTTGACTTTGTGCGTGAAGCAAGAGCAATGGAAAGAATACGAGAATTTCTACGTGTCACTAATAAGAAACCTCCGGTTATGGTGCCTCGTGTGATTCCTGGGATGGTTAGCAG AGAAGTTTTGATAATGGAATTTATCAAGGGGACCCCAATAATGAATCTTGGCAATGAAATGGCTAAAAGGGGCATAGATCCTGGTGGTAAGATTGCAGCAATGGCAAAGCA GAAGATTTTGTCAGATCTTACTCTTGCATATGGTCAAATGATCTTGAAGGATGGCTTTTTCCATGCAGATCCACACCCAGGAAACATCCTTATCTGCAAGGACACAGAG GTGGCTTTACTTGATTATGGACAAGTGAAAGAAATGCCAGAAGATTTACGGCTGGCTTATGCAAATCTTGTAGTTGCAATGGCCGATGATGATTTCTCGAGGGCTGAGGAAAGTTTCAG GGAGCTGGGTATCCGAACATGGGCCATAACTGATAACAAACTAGAAGAATTGTTTCAGTTATCCCTGCGAATGTTCGATACAAGATTACCACCAGGTGTAACTGTTATGTCACCTTTTGCCGATGATTCTTCGCTTAACAAAATTGGAGTGGAG AGCTTCCCGGAGGAGCTATTTTCAGTGCTTCGAACAATCCAGCTTTTGCGAGGGTTGACTGTGGGCATGGGCCTTACATTCTCGTGCGCCCAGCATTGGAGACCGATAGCTGAGGAGGCGTTGTTAAAAGCTGGAAGACAAAGCG CTTCAAAATCAAGAAAACAGAAGAGGAGTTTTCTGAGGAGATTGTTTTGGTGA